Proteins encoded by one window of Cystobacter ferrugineus:
- the aceA gene encoding isocitrate lyase, with product MYDALTMKNDASPHARLHAQRFEGIKRTYSEADVEKLRGSIRVTHTLAEIGARRLWELLHTQDFVAALGALTGNQAVQMVRAGLQAIYLSGWQVAADANTAGQMYPDQSLYPVDSVPNVVRRINAALRRADQIDHSEGKKDTYWFAPIIADAEAGFGGPLNAYELMKAMIEAGAAGVHFEDQLASEKKCGHMGGKVLVPTSQFIRTLTAARLAADVMGVSTLLVARTDADSAKLLMSDADEYDHAFIDRKAGRTAEGFYQLRGGVDCAIARGLAYAPYADLIWCETSTPDLKQAKKFAEGIHAKHPGKLLAYNCSPSFNWKKHLDDATIAKFQRELGAMGYKFQFVTLAGFHALNHGMYELARQYKDRGMAAYSELQQKEFASEKDGYTATRHQREVGTGYFDKVAEVISGGCASTLALNDSTEAHQF from the coding sequence ATGTACGACGCCCTGACGATGAAGAATGACGCCTCGCCCCACGCCAGGCTGCATGCCCAGCGGTTCGAGGGCATCAAGCGCACCTACTCGGAAGCGGACGTGGAGAAGCTGCGCGGCTCCATTCGCGTCACCCACACCCTCGCCGAGATCGGCGCTCGCCGGCTGTGGGAGCTGTTGCACACCCAGGACTTCGTGGCGGCGCTCGGCGCGCTCACGGGCAACCAGGCGGTGCAGATGGTGCGCGCGGGCCTCCAGGCCATCTACCTGTCGGGCTGGCAGGTGGCCGCCGACGCCAACACGGCCGGGCAGATGTACCCGGACCAGAGCCTCTATCCGGTGGACAGCGTGCCCAACGTGGTGCGCCGCATCAACGCCGCCCTGCGCCGCGCGGATCAGATCGACCACTCCGAGGGCAAGAAGGACACGTACTGGTTCGCCCCCATCATCGCGGACGCGGAGGCGGGCTTTGGCGGGCCGCTCAACGCCTATGAGTTGATGAAGGCGATGATCGAGGCGGGCGCCGCGGGCGTGCACTTCGAGGATCAGCTCGCCAGCGAGAAGAAGTGCGGCCACATGGGCGGCAAGGTGCTGGTGCCGACGAGCCAGTTCATCCGCACGCTCACGGCGGCGCGGCTGGCGGCGGATGTCATGGGCGTGTCCACGCTGCTGGTGGCGCGCACGGACGCCGACAGCGCCAAGCTGCTCATGAGCGACGCGGACGAGTACGACCATGCCTTCATCGACCGCAAGGCGGGCCGCACCGCCGAGGGCTTCTATCAACTGCGCGGGGGCGTGGACTGCGCCATCGCCCGGGGCCTGGCCTACGCGCCATACGCGGACCTCATCTGGTGCGAGACGAGCACCCCGGACCTCAAGCAGGCGAAGAAGTTCGCCGAGGGCATCCACGCGAAGCACCCCGGCAAGCTGCTCGCGTACAACTGCTCGCCGTCGTTCAACTGGAAGAAGCACCTGGACGACGCGACCATCGCGAAGTTCCAGCGCGAGCTGGGAGCCATGGGCTACAAGTTCCAGTTCGTCACCCTGGCGGGCTTCCACGCGCTCAACCACGGCATGTACGAGCTGGCGCGCCAGTACAAGGACCGCGGCATGGCGGCCTACTCCGAGCTGCAGCAGAAGGAATTCGCCTCGGAGAAGGACGGCTACACCGCCACGCGCCACCAGCGCGAGGTGGGCACCGGCTACTTCGACAAGGTCGCCGAGGTCATCTCCGGCGGCTGCGCCAGCACGCTCGCCCTGAACGACTCCACCGAGGCGCACCAGTTCTGA
- the clpP gene encoding ATP-dependent Clp endopeptidase proteolytic subunit ClpP produces the protein MNIPLVIETTHRGERAYDLYSRLLKDRIVMLGTPVNDDVANIIVAQLLFLESEDPDKGISLYINSPGGSVTAGLAIYDTMQYVKCPVSTICIGQAASMGALLLLAGSPGKRYALPNSRIMIHQPLGGAQGQASDIDIQAKEILRLRSYINGLFVKHTGHNIERIEKDTERDYFMSAEEARQYGLIDEVVTKQILSPAPSKG, from the coding sequence ATGAACATTCCCCTCGTCATCGAGACCACCCATCGGGGTGAGCGCGCCTACGACCTCTACAGCCGGCTCCTCAAGGACCGCATCGTCATGCTGGGCACGCCGGTGAATGATGATGTGGCCAACATCATCGTCGCCCAGCTGCTCTTCCTCGAGTCCGAGGACCCCGACAAGGGCATCAGCCTCTACATCAACTCGCCGGGAGGCTCGGTGACGGCGGGCCTGGCCATCTATGACACGATGCAGTACGTCAAGTGCCCCGTGTCCACCATCTGCATCGGGCAGGCGGCGTCCATGGGCGCGCTGCTGCTGCTCGCCGGGTCGCCGGGCAAGCGCTACGCGCTGCCCAACTCGCGCATCATGATTCACCAGCCGCTCGGTGGGGCCCAGGGCCAGGCGTCGGACATCGACATCCAGGCCAAGGAAATCCTCCGCCTGCGCTCGTACATCAACGGCCTCTTCGTGAAGCACACCGGCCACAACATCGAGCGCATCGAGAAGGACACCGAGCGCGACTACTTCATGAGCGCCGAGGAGGCCCGGCAGTACGGCCTCATCGACGAGGTGGTGACCAAGCAGATCCTCTCGCCCGCTCCCTCCAAGGGCTAG
- the fumC gene encoding class II fumarate hydratase, translating to MSEDKVRIEKDTFGPIEVPADRLWGAQTQRSRQNFAISTERMPLALIRALVLVKKAAAVVNQENGSLPRDKGEAIVKAANEVLDGQHDEEFPLLVWQTGSGTQTNMNVNEVLANRASELMGGERGEARRVHPNDDVNKGQSSNDVFPTAMSVAAAEAVVRNVLPELIALRDVLAERAERFRDIVKIGRTHLQDATPLTLGQEFSGYVAQLEQARKHLEAVLPHLSELALGGTAVGTGLNAPKGFAERVAQEIARFTGHPFVTAPNKFEALAANDALVHGHGALKGLAAALFKIANDVRWLASGPRSGIGEITIPENEPGSSIMPGKVNPTQSEALTMLCAQVMGNDVAISLGGASGNFELNVFKPLIIHNFLQSCRLLADGMRSFRLHCAVGIEPNLGRLQENLERSLMLVTALNPHIGYDNAAKIAKKAHKEGKTLKEVAVELGLLTAEQFEQWVRPEKMTGNL from the coding sequence ATGAGTGAAGACAAGGTTCGCATCGAGAAGGACACCTTCGGCCCCATCGAGGTGCCGGCCGACCGCTTGTGGGGTGCCCAGACGCAGCGCAGCCGGCAGAACTTCGCCATCTCCACCGAGCGCATGCCCCTGGCCCTCATCCGCGCCCTGGTGCTGGTGAAGAAGGCCGCCGCGGTCGTCAACCAGGAGAATGGTTCGCTGCCCCGCGACAAGGGCGAGGCCATCGTGAAGGCCGCCAACGAGGTGCTCGACGGCCAGCATGACGAGGAGTTCCCCCTCCTCGTCTGGCAGACGGGCAGCGGCACCCAGACGAACATGAACGTCAACGAGGTGCTGGCCAACCGCGCCTCCGAGCTGATGGGAGGGGAGCGCGGCGAGGCGCGCCGGGTGCATCCCAACGACGACGTCAACAAGGGGCAGAGCTCCAACGACGTCTTCCCCACCGCCATGAGCGTGGCCGCGGCCGAGGCCGTGGTGCGCAACGTGCTCCCCGAGCTCATCGCCCTGCGCGACGTGCTCGCCGAGCGCGCCGAGCGCTTCCGGGACATCGTGAAGATTGGCCGCACCCACCTGCAGGACGCCACGCCGCTCACGCTCGGCCAGGAGTTCAGCGGCTACGTGGCCCAGCTCGAGCAGGCGCGCAAGCACCTGGAGGCCGTGCTGCCGCACCTGTCGGAGCTGGCGCTCGGAGGCACCGCCGTGGGCACCGGCCTCAACGCGCCCAAGGGCTTCGCCGAGCGCGTGGCCCAGGAGATCGCCCGGTTCACCGGCCACCCCTTCGTCACCGCGCCCAACAAGTTCGAGGCGCTCGCGGCCAATGACGCGCTGGTGCATGGGCACGGCGCGCTCAAGGGCCTGGCCGCCGCGCTCTTCAAGATCGCCAACGACGTGCGCTGGCTCGCGTCGGGGCCGCGCTCGGGCATCGGGGAGATCACCATCCCGGAGAACGAGCCGGGCAGCTCCATCATGCCCGGCAAGGTCAACCCCACCCAGTCCGAGGCGCTCACCATGCTGTGCGCCCAGGTCATGGGCAACGACGTGGCCATCTCCCTGGGTGGCGCGTCCGGCAACTTCGAGCTCAACGTCTTCAAGCCGCTCATCATCCACAACTTCCTGCAGAGCTGCCGCCTGCTCGCCGATGGCATGCGCAGCTTCCGGTTGCACTGCGCGGTGGGCATCGAGCCGAACCTGGGCCGGCTCCAGGAGAACCTGGAGCGCTCGCTGATGCTCGTCACCGCGCTCAACCCGCACATCGGCTACGACAACGCGGCGAAGATCGCCAAGAAGGCCCACAAGGAGGGCAAGACGCTCAAGGAGGTCGCGGTGGAGCTGGGCCTGCTCACCGCCGAGCAGTTCGAGCAGTGGGTGCGCCCGGAGAAGATGACCGGCAACCTGTAG
- a CDS encoding MOSC domain-containing protein encodes MDTPSGTIRALLLAQERGTPMKRVPEAQAVEGRGFVGDRHGKKKPNGKRQLLLLDVASTEALRLSVGELKENVVLSGVPLESLPAGQRLALGAEVVVELTEPCVPCSKLERLRPGLLKESWGQRGQLARVLRGGTVREGDGVRLLDVNPDAPRPIRPKLP; translated from the coding sequence GTGGACACTCCTTCCGGCACCATCCGCGCCCTGCTGCTCGCCCAGGAGCGGGGAACTCCCATGAAGCGCGTCCCCGAGGCCCAGGCGGTGGAGGGCCGGGGCTTCGTGGGAGACCGTCACGGCAAGAAGAAGCCCAACGGCAAGCGCCAACTGCTGCTGCTGGACGTGGCCTCCACGGAGGCCCTGCGGCTGTCGGTGGGCGAACTCAAGGAGAACGTGGTCCTCTCCGGCGTCCCGCTGGAGTCACTGCCCGCGGGCCAGCGGCTGGCGCTCGGCGCCGAGGTGGTGGTGGAGCTGACGGAGCCGTGCGTGCCGTGCTCCAAGCTGGAGCGCCTCCGCCCGGGCCTGCTCAAGGAGTCCTGGGGCCAGCGTGGCCAGCTCGCCCGGGTGCTGCGCGGAGGCACGGTGCGCGAGGGCGATGGGGTGCGCCTGCTCGACGTCAACCCGGACGCGCCCCGCCCCATCCGTCCCAAGCTGCCCTGA
- a CDS encoding Uma2 family endonuclease, with the protein MKDEPSRREALYAELEKLPSNVVGEIVGGELYVSPRPAFPHARAASLLGSELTGPFDRGRGGPGGWVLLDEPELHLGQDVLVPDLAGWRRERMPEMPHVAASTLAPDWVCEVLSPSTAALDRARKMTVYAREGVGHLWLVDPVLQTLEVYRREHGGWFVLGTHVGEARVRAEPFEALALELGALWTR; encoded by the coding sequence ATGAAGGATGAGCCCTCACGGCGGGAGGCGTTGTACGCGGAGCTGGAGAAGCTCCCATCCAACGTCGTAGGTGAGATCGTCGGTGGCGAGCTGTACGTAAGCCCCCGGCCGGCCTTTCCGCACGCTCGGGCGGCGTCCTTGCTGGGCAGCGAGCTGACGGGCCCATTCGATAGAGGACGGGGTGGACCAGGTGGCTGGGTCCTCCTGGATGAGCCGGAGTTGCACCTGGGCCAGGACGTCCTGGTGCCGGATCTGGCGGGCTGGCGCCGGGAGCGGATGCCCGAGATGCCCCATGTGGCGGCCTCCACCCTCGCGCCGGATTGGGTCTGCGAGGTGCTCTCTCCCTCCACGGCCGCGCTGGACCGGGCCCGGAAGATGACGGTGTATGCCCGGGAGGGCGTCGGGCACCTGTGGCTCGTGGACCCGGTGCTCCAGACCCTGGAGGTGTACCGGCGGGAGCACGGGGGCTGGTTCGTCCTGGGCACGCACGTGGGCGAGGCGCGGGTGCGCGCCGAGCCCTTCGAAGCCCTGGCGCTGGAACTGGGCGCGCTCTGGACGCGCTGA
- a CDS encoding multiheme c-type cytochrome: MPSVSFKSVFIAVLLGTAIIVAALLVNSRRPSVETAQPSADLVRATGKCAECHARETSAVVHQFERSRHAERGVNCLDCHRPVEGQEPMEHRGFTLARSLTAKNCAQCHATEYEQFERSRHAGPSWAAVRGTQGFSPEQIELGERFHPGWIKRPAHPVGVLEGEAATVGGCDACHDIGKPNADGSFGTCTECHSRHSSSVALAREPRTCGQCHMGPDHSQIEIFEESKHGVIFTAQRERFNLNAHPKQLTTVDMPAPTCTTCHMSGLEGLKVTHNPSERLAWFLFAPVSTRRPEGNSGELQMKEVCLKCHAHTQVENFYGIAEKVLLSTNEKVKDAQAVVAALRKDGLLDDKPFNEPIEFVEFDLWHYFGRTAKHGAYMGGADFVQWHGNYELARLRNELDTMAEELRTKGGKGGSGPATPGDARP; the protein is encoded by the coding sequence ATGCCCTCGGTGAGCTTCAAGTCCGTGTTCATCGCCGTGCTGCTGGGCACGGCGATCATCGTCGCAGCATTGCTGGTCAATTCCCGACGCCCCTCGGTGGAGACGGCGCAGCCCAGCGCTGACCTGGTGCGCGCCACGGGCAAGTGCGCCGAATGCCATGCGCGGGAGACCTCGGCCGTGGTGCACCAGTTCGAGCGCAGCCGCCACGCGGAGCGGGGCGTCAATTGTCTGGACTGTCACAGGCCGGTGGAGGGCCAGGAGCCCATGGAGCACCGTGGCTTCACGCTGGCGCGCTCCCTCACCGCGAAGAATTGCGCCCAGTGCCACGCCACTGAATATGAGCAGTTCGAGCGCAGCCGCCACGCGGGGCCCTCCTGGGCGGCGGTGCGGGGAACGCAAGGCTTCTCGCCGGAGCAGATAGAACTGGGCGAGCGCTTCCATCCCGGGTGGATCAAGCGCCCGGCCCACCCCGTGGGGGTGTTGGAGGGAGAGGCGGCGACGGTCGGCGGCTGCGACGCGTGCCATGACATCGGCAAGCCCAACGCGGACGGCTCCTTCGGCACCTGTACCGAGTGCCACTCCCGGCACTCCTCCTCCGTGGCGCTCGCGCGCGAGCCGCGCACCTGCGGCCAGTGCCACATGGGACCGGACCACTCGCAGATCGAGATCTTCGAGGAGTCCAAGCACGGCGTGATCTTCACCGCGCAGCGGGAGCGTTTCAACCTGAACGCCCATCCCAAGCAGTTGACGACGGTGGACATGCCCGCGCCCACCTGCACCACCTGTCACATGAGCGGACTGGAGGGCCTGAAGGTGACGCACAACCCGAGCGAGCGTCTGGCCTGGTTCCTCTTCGCGCCCGTCTCCACGCGCCGCCCCGAGGGCAACTCGGGCGAGCTGCAGATGAAGGAGGTGTGCCTGAAGTGCCACGCGCACACCCAGGTGGAGAACTTCTACGGCATCGCGGAGAAGGTGTTGCTGAGCACCAATGAGAAGGTGAAGGACGCGCAGGCCGTGGTGGCCGCGTTGCGCAAGGATGGGCTGCTCGACGACAAGCCCTTCAATGAACCCATCGAGTTCGTCGAGTTCGACCTCTGGCATTACTTCGGCCGCACGGCCAAGCACGGCGCCTACATGGGCGGCGCGGACTTCGTGCAGTGGCACGGCAACTACGAGCTGGCGCGGCTGCGCAACGAGCTGGACACCATGGCCGAGGAGCTGCGCACCAAGGGAGGCAAGGGTGGCTCCGGGCCGGCGACGCCGGGGGATGCCAGGCCATGA
- a CDS encoding alpha/beta fold hydrolase → MRFSRLEVLGWALLCALVAACSHHASSGASQPLDTGEHQQVINGVRLYYRVAGEAPRQQAPVLFLHGGPGYNSYSFARLMGARLEKGQRMVYLDQRGCGRSERPWDNTYSLEVLLRDLEALRQELDVERWVLMGHSTGATLALEYAARYPERVVGVVYVSGMSDAAFSFATWKQELERQHPGRIAVTDPAGTSSDYAQVMKALRGLDAQAFFNRLQFHDAVYLQQQEAVDLESGLRNTGELSRTLFATELTQYRFTQPERVTAPVLVIGGRYDSSIGLPSLKALAASLPRATFLEYEKSGHFPYLEEADRFEKDVKGFLASLR, encoded by the coding sequence ATGCGTTTCTCGCGTCTCGAAGTCCTTGGGTGGGCCCTCCTGTGTGCGCTGGTGGCCGCATGTAGCCACCACGCCTCCTCCGGCGCTTCCCAGCCGCTCGACACGGGTGAGCACCAGCAGGTCATCAATGGCGTGCGGCTGTACTACCGCGTCGCGGGCGAGGCCCCCCGCCAGCAGGCGCCGGTGCTCTTCCTGCACGGAGGCCCCGGCTACAACAGCTACAGCTTCGCGCGGCTGATGGGCGCGCGCCTGGAGAAGGGCCAGCGCATGGTGTACCTGGACCAGCGCGGCTGCGGCCGCTCCGAGCGCCCCTGGGACAACACCTACTCCCTGGAGGTGCTGCTGCGCGACCTGGAGGCGCTGCGGCAGGAGCTGGACGTGGAGCGCTGGGTGCTCATGGGCCACTCCACCGGCGCCACGCTCGCCCTGGAGTACGCGGCGCGCTACCCCGAGCGCGTGGTGGGCGTGGTGTACGTGAGCGGCATGTCGGACGCGGCCTTCTCCTTCGCCACGTGGAAGCAGGAGCTGGAGCGGCAGCACCCCGGGCGCATCGCGGTGACGGATCCGGCGGGCACCTCGTCCGACTACGCCCAGGTGATGAAGGCCCTGCGCGGACTGGATGCCCAGGCCTTCTTCAACCGGCTGCAGTTCCACGACGCCGTGTACCTGCAACAGCAGGAAGCGGTGGACCTGGAGAGCGGCCTGCGCAACACGGGCGAGCTGTCACGCACCCTGTTCGCCACCGAGCTCACCCAGTACCGCTTCACCCAGCCCGAGCGCGTCACCGCGCCGGTGCTCGTCATCGGCGGCCGCTACGACTCCTCCATCGGCCTGCCCAGCCTCAAGGCCCTGGCGGCCTCCCTGCCCCGCGCCACCTTCCTCGAGTACGAGAAGAGCGGGCACTTCCCCTACCTGGAAGAGGCGGACCGCTTCGAGAAGGACGTGAAGGGCTTCCTGGCGTCGCTGCGGTGA
- a CDS encoding bifunctional metallophosphatase/5'-nucleotidase, with translation MRHMLPRSLPRPLASCAALLASLLCACAHLPGARPSATQERSTAPAKSVLVRILGINDFHGNLAPPPGPAGEVRTGRLVEGKPERVEAGGAAWLASHLSRLRAEPSAAHHVVVSSGDLIGASPLLSALFHDEPTIEAMNLMGLTLHGVGNHEFDEGLAELRRMRDGGCHPVEGCQGREPFGGARFEFLAANVVDEKGATVFPAYALREFEGVKVAFIGMTLQGTAEIVDATGIQGLRFLDEADTVNALVPELKKQGVRAIVVLVHEGGVQKGPGASYDGCEGLSGPIVDIVHRLDPEVDAVLSAHTHQAYNCVLDGKRVTSAASAGRLITHLELVLDAASGDVVDSRAHNVIVTREGAGDPAVGALVERYERLSAPLRERVIGRVAQTLRGPDARQWPSGESPLGNMLSDAQLAATREAGAQVSFMNPGGIRGELAAGDVTYGEAFTVQPFGNSLVTLTLTGEQLRRLLEEQWVGDYVRILNPSRGFSYTWKDSAPVGQKVDPASLRLNGVPIEPAGHYRVTVSSFLAGGGDGFRVFAQGTERKGGPSDLEALESWLKAQSPLSAPETNRLTRVP, from the coding sequence ATGCGCCACATGCTCCCCCGTTCACTCCCCCGTCCCCTCGCGTCATGCGCGGCACTGCTCGCCTCGCTCCTCTGCGCTTGCGCCCACCTGCCTGGAGCACGGCCATCCGCCACCCAGGAGCGGAGCACCGCCCCGGCGAAGTCCGTGCTCGTGCGCATCCTCGGCATCAATGACTTTCATGGAAACCTCGCGCCGCCTCCGGGCCCGGCCGGGGAGGTGCGCACCGGCCGGCTCGTGGAGGGCAAGCCGGAGCGGGTGGAGGCCGGTGGCGCGGCGTGGCTCGCCTCGCATCTGTCCCGCTTGCGCGCGGAGCCCTCGGCGGCCCACCACGTGGTGGTGTCCTCGGGAGATCTCATCGGCGCCAGCCCGCTGCTCTCCGCCCTGTTCCACGACGAGCCCACCATCGAGGCGATGAACCTCATGGGGCTCACGCTGCACGGCGTGGGCAATCACGAGTTCGACGAGGGGCTCGCCGAGCTGCGGCGCATGCGCGACGGAGGCTGTCACCCGGTGGAGGGTTGCCAGGGCCGGGAGCCCTTCGGGGGCGCGCGCTTCGAGTTCCTCGCGGCCAACGTGGTCGACGAGAAGGGCGCCACGGTCTTCCCCGCCTACGCGCTGCGGGAGTTCGAGGGCGTGAAGGTGGCCTTCATCGGCATGACGCTCCAGGGCACGGCGGAGATCGTCGACGCCACCGGCATCCAGGGACTGCGCTTCCTGGACGAGGCGGACACGGTCAACGCGCTCGTGCCCGAGCTGAAGAAGCAGGGCGTGCGGGCCATCGTCGTGCTGGTGCACGAGGGCGGCGTGCAGAAGGGCCCCGGCGCCTCCTACGACGGCTGCGAGGGGCTGTCCGGCCCCATCGTGGACATCGTCCACCGGTTGGATCCCGAGGTGGACGCCGTCCTCAGCGCCCACACCCACCAGGCCTACAACTGCGTCCTCGACGGCAAGCGCGTCACCAGCGCGGCGTCCGCCGGACGGCTCATCACCCACCTGGAGCTCGTGCTGGACGCGGCGAGCGGCGACGTGGTGGACAGCCGCGCGCACAACGTCATCGTCACCCGCGAGGGAGCGGGAGACCCCGCGGTGGGGGCGCTCGTGGAGCGCTATGAGCGGCTGAGCGCGCCCCTGCGCGAGCGCGTGATTGGACGGGTGGCGCAGACGCTGCGCGGACCGGACGCGCGCCAGTGGCCCTCGGGAGAGTCCCCGCTGGGCAACATGCTCTCGGACGCGCAGCTCGCGGCGACGCGGGAGGCGGGCGCGCAGGTGTCGTTCATGAACCCGGGGGGCATCCGCGGTGAGCTCGCCGCGGGCGACGTCACCTATGGCGAGGCCTTCACCGTGCAACCCTTCGGCAACTCCCTGGTGACGCTCACCCTCACCGGCGAGCAACTGCGGCGGCTGCTGGAGGAGCAGTGGGTGGGCGACTACGTGCGCATCCTCAACCCCTCGCGCGGCTTCTCCTATACGTGGAAGGACTCGGCGCCCGTGGGCCAGAAGGTGGACCCGGCCAGCCTCCGGCTCAACGGCGTCCCCATCGAGCCGGCGGGTCACTACCGCGTCACGGTGAGCAGCTTCCTGGCGGGGGGCGGAGATGGCTTCCGCGTCTTCGCCCAGGGCACCGAGCGCAAGGGTGGACCCTCGGACCTGGAAGCCTTGGAGTCCTGGCTCAAGGCACAATCTCCACTTTCCGCGCCAGAGACAAACCGCCTCACCCGGGTTCCCTAG
- a CDS encoding right-handed parallel beta-helix repeat-containing protein, which translates to MSDTNDGSSFRPFASIRRALRSASPGDVILILAGIYEEHIVLDKELARAGTPEAPIILRGEGLPKLRAIMPERPLIQVRLPHWRIEGLELDMGGSSARAVSFSHPSQGSCLSRCDVHGGTGVGISTSEGAAGVLIEHNHIHDFHQEKASQGCHGVVIHATSRDIILRGNHIHDTGGDAVQCLQPDDGWTEPAEGVLIENNTLESTRGSAVSIKTSHDIIVRGNRMRNFRGCEGGWRGGDAVLVHYSAWNVLIERNLISEAGCGICVGGLKDEGRPDPSRVVVRDNTIRDISLERARNNDAVGIRVNNASDVRLLHNTIERTGGFAVRLGDSGDGISRGVEVLGNTMSAAQLVRVGLDRPGLRMNLNRYSSGGLFDASDLGQTRGLAEWKRFTRLDADSSLEA; encoded by the coding sequence GTGTCGGACACGAATGATGGTTCCTCCTTCCGACCCTTCGCCAGCATCCGCAGGGCGCTCCGCTCCGCGAGCCCCGGTGATGTCATCCTGATCCTGGCGGGCATCTATGAGGAGCACATCGTCCTGGACAAGGAGCTGGCCAGGGCGGGCACCCCGGAGGCACCCATCATCCTGCGGGGCGAGGGCCTGCCGAAGCTGCGCGCCATCATGCCGGAGCGCCCGCTGATCCAGGTGCGGCTGCCCCACTGGCGCATCGAGGGCTTGGAGCTGGACATGGGCGGGAGCAGTGCCCGCGCCGTCAGCTTCAGTCATCCCTCCCAGGGGTCGTGCCTGTCACGCTGCGACGTGCACGGTGGAACGGGCGTCGGCATCTCCACCAGCGAGGGGGCGGCCGGTGTCCTCATCGAGCACAACCACATCCATGACTTCCATCAGGAGAAGGCCAGTCAGGGGTGCCACGGCGTGGTGATTCACGCCACCTCGCGGGACATCATCCTGCGCGGCAATCACATCCACGACACCGGGGGAGACGCGGTGCAGTGCCTCCAGCCGGACGACGGGTGGACGGAGCCCGCCGAGGGCGTGCTCATCGAGAACAACACCCTCGAGTCGACCCGGGGGAGCGCGGTGAGCATCAAGACGAGCCATGACATCATCGTGCGTGGCAACCGCATGCGGAACTTCCGCGGCTGTGAAGGCGGTTGGCGCGGAGGGGATGCCGTCCTCGTCCACTACTCGGCCTGGAACGTGCTCATCGAGCGCAACCTCATCTCCGAGGCGGGTTGCGGCATCTGCGTGGGCGGCTTGAAGGACGAGGGCAGGCCGGACCCCAGCCGGGTCGTGGTGCGCGACAACACCATTCGCGACATCTCCCTCGAGCGCGCCAGGAACAATGACGCCGTCGGCATCCGCGTGAACAACGCCAGCGACGTGCGGCTCCTCCACAACACCATCGAGCGGACGGGAGGATTCGCGGTGCGGCTCGGCGACAGTGGCGACGGCATCAGCCGGGGCGTCGAGGTGCTGGGGAACACGATGAGCGCCGCCCAGCTCGTCCGGGTGGGGCTGGATCGGCCGGGGCTCCGGATGAATCTCAACCGTTATTCCAGCGGGGGCCTGTTCGACGCGAGCGACCTGGGGCAGACGCGCGGACTCGCCGAGTGGAAGCGGTTCACGCGTCTGGATGCGGACTCCTCCCTGGAGGCCTGA